Proteins from one Sphingobacteriaceae bacterium genomic window:
- a CDS encoding FAD-binding protein has protein sequence MLNHNYNKATSITFADLKKICGAEYISNDLDQLEKYGQDETEDLIYHAEIVVKPQTTAQVSAIASYCNTNRIPLTTRGAGTGLSGAALPVFGGVLLSMEKFNKILNIDERNLQATVEPGVINYVFQEEVKKLGLFYPPDPASWGSCSLGGNIAHSSGGPKAVKYGTTRDYVLNLEVVLANGDIIWTGADTLKYSTGYNLTHLMIGSEGTLGIVTKIVFKLIPLPKHDLLMLIPFKNPEDACAAVASVFKAGITPSAMEFMEKDAIDWSIKFAGEVNFSIHPEWKALLLVEVDGNDMDILMKDCETIGTVTQLHHSDEILFAESAEQKAALWKIRRKVGEAVKSNSIYKEEDTVVRRAELPKLLRGVKSIGEKYGFQSVCYGHAGDGNLHVNIIKGSLSDKAWSEEVPKGIREIFELCKSLGGTISGEHGIGLVQKDYMNIMFSPGHLALFKNIKTAFDPNQILNPGKIFD, from the coding sequence ATGTTAAACCATAATTATAACAAAGCAACGTCAATAACCTTTGCCGATTTAAAAAAAATTTGCGGTGCTGAATATATAAGCAATGATTTGGATCAACTGGAGAAATACGGACAAGATGAAACAGAAGATTTAATTTATCATGCAGAAATTGTAGTAAAACCACAAACTACCGCTCAAGTTTCGGCGATAGCCTCTTATTGTAACACAAACCGCATACCATTAACCACTCGTGGTGCCGGCACCGGATTAAGCGGAGCTGCGCTTCCGGTATTTGGTGGCGTATTGCTGAGCATGGAGAAATTCAATAAAATATTGAATATTGACGAGAGAAATTTGCAGGCTACTGTTGAACCGGGTGTAATTAATTATGTCTTTCAGGAAGAAGTAAAAAAGCTGGGCTTGTTTTATCCACCCGATCCTGCCAGTTGGGGTAGTTGTAGCTTAGGTGGCAATATTGCGCATAGTAGTGGTGGGCCCAAAGCAGTTAAATACGGAACAACCCGGGATTATGTTTTAAATCTGGAAGTAGTATTAGCTAACGGTGATATTATTTGGACCGGGGCGGATACACTTAAATACAGTACCGGATATAACCTCACCCATTTAATGATTGGAAGCGAAGGTACCTTAGGTATAGTTACCAAAATCGTTTTTAAATTAATTCCACTTCCTAAACATGATTTGCTTATGTTGATTCCATTTAAAAACCCGGAAGATGCCTGCGCTGCCGTGGCTTCTGTTTTTAAAGCCGGAATTACTCCAAGTGCAATGGAATTTATGGAAAAAGATGCAATCGACTGGAGCATTAAGTTTGCCGGTGAAGTGAATTTTAGTATTCATCCGGAATGGAAAGCTCTCCTGTTGGTAGAAGTAGATGGAAATGATATGGATATTTTGATGAAAGATTGCGAAACAATTGGAACTGTTACCCAATTACATCATTCAGATGAAATATTATTTGCCGAGTCAGCCGAACAAAAAGCCGCGCTTTGGAAAATCAGAAGAAAAGTAGGCGAAGCGGTTAAAAGCAACAGTATTTATAAAGAAGAAGATACCGTGGTTAGACGTGCTGAATTACCCAAACTATTACGTGGCGTAAAATCAATTGGTGAAAAATACGGTTTTCAATCTGTTTGCTACGGACATGCAGGAGATGGAAACTTGCACGTAAATATTATTAAAGGATCATTAAGTGATAAGGCCTGGAGCGAGGAAGTGCCAAAAGGCATACGCGAAATTTTTGAATTATGTAAATCCTTGGGCGGAACAATAAGTGGAGAGCATGGAATTGGCCTTGTACAAAAAGATTATATGAACATCATGTTTAGTCCGGGGCACTTAGCACTTTTCAAAAATATTAAAACTGCATTTGACCCCAATCAAATTTTAAATCCGGGTAAAATCTTTGATTAA